Proteins co-encoded in one Arachis hypogaea cultivar Tifrunner chromosome 13, arahy.Tifrunner.gnm2.J5K5, whole genome shotgun sequence genomic window:
- the LOC112735398 gene encoding uncharacterized protein gives MVDSVPSDGASPGFDVHTLSHLLNQLMHLQSHLNRKSVNPLSDPSSVFFLHPSENPGVSIIYVKLDTKNYNEWSRAMLIAIKSKNKLGFVDGTLPKPSNDLRHRYYQGDIFKIAELEEKLFSLKQGDSSITAYFTKLKAIWEDIENFKSIPLCVACDSTYVCGLEKLRIQKKETYTVRFLRRLNEQYHNVCSQVMLAKPLPDVNEVFSLLTQQERHLNLTDENVHDPQIVLTAANFDSFVNRDGNSRFNSRGRGGSGRSNRGRG, from the exons ATGGTAGACTCTGTTCCCAGCGATGGTGCTTCTCCAGGGTTCGATGTTCACACTCTATCTCATCTCCTCAATCAACTCATGCACTTGCAGTCGCACTTGAATCGTAAAAGTGTGAATCCTCTTTCTGATCCCTCAAGTGTATTCTTTCTTCATCCAAGCGAAAATCCTGGGGTTTCAATTATTTATGTGAAATTGGATACCAAGAACTATAATGAATGGTCCAGAGCGATGTTAATTGCGATAAAATCTAAGAATAAGCTTGGCTTTGTGGATGGCACATTACCAAAACCTAGT AATGATTTGAGGCATCGCTACTATCAAGGTGATATCTTTAAGATTgcagaattggaagaaaaattgTTCTCTTTGAAGCAGGGGGATTCAAGCATCACTGCTTACTTTACAAAATTGAAGGCTATTTGGGaagatattgaaaattttaagtCTATTCCTCTTTGTGTAGCATGTGATTCCACGTATGTTTGTGGGTTGGAAAAGCTTCGAATTCAGAAAAAGGAGACTTATACTGTTCGATTCCTTAGGAGACTAAATGAGCAATACCACAATGTTTGTTCTCAAGTCATGCTTGCTAAACCTCTTCCAGATGTTAATGAAGTCTTTTCTTTGCTCACACAACAAGAGAGACATTTGAATTTGACTGACGAAAATGTACATGATCCACAAATCGTGCTCACTGCTGCAAATTTTGATAGCTTCGTTAATCGTGACGGTAATTCAAGATTCAATTCTCGTGGTAGGGGTGGGTCTGGAAGAAGCAATAGAGGGAGGGGTTGA
- the LOC112733341 gene encoding uncharacterized protein: MAHHLSYYAMHGTSGTTTIRVNALIQGLEVKAFIDGGSFDNFIQPRIVKFLNLSIQPAPGLKVMVGNFVVMIVEGYIPTVEISMDGCKVQIHDVFVLHVAGGDLIIGTPWLRHLRAHIVDYDASFIRFLHEGNFVTVHGEKPALPQQAQFHIRRLLHMNAIAKVFTLELHQPPDESPHTFQLSEQMEPELITLLHAYAKVFQLPSGLPPKRFQDHSIPLIPGAASVKVKRYRYLHSEKAQIEAIVQEIPEEDIIQPRRSPFSSPILLIKKKDRSWRFCTGYRALNNITVKDCFPIPTVDELLDELFGARVFSKLDLRFGYHQIIVKSEDRFKTAFQTPQGHYEWLITLFRFTNALATFQNLMNDIFCPCLRKFVLVFFDDILIYSLSWPQHLQHLE, from the coding sequence ATGGCTCACCACTTGTCTTACTATGCCATGCATGGGACCTCAGGCACAACCACTATCCGCGTCAATGCTCTCATTCAAGGCTTGGAAGTTAAAGCCTTCATTGATGGAGGTAGTTTTGACAATTTTATACAACCACGAATTGTCAAATTCTTAAATCTGTCTATTCAACCTGCACCAGGGCTGAAGGTAATGGTTGGTAATTTTGTTGTTATGATTGTGGAGGGATATATCCCTACTGTTGAAATTTCAATGGATGGTTGCAAGGTTCAAATTCATGATGTATTTGTGCTGCATGTAGCGGGTGGTGACTTAATCATTGGCACACCTTGGCTCAGGCATTTGCGTGCTCATATTGTGGATTATGATGCATCTTTTATTCGCTTTCTACATGAAGGAAATTTTGTTACGGTGCATGGTGAAAAACCAGCATTACCACAGCAGGCCCAATTTCACATAAGACGGTTACTACATATGAATGCCATTGCTAAGGTCTTCACCTTGGAATTGCATCAACCACCCGATGAATCCCCTCATACCTTTCAACTGTCAGAGCAAATGGAGCCTGAACTAATAACATTGTTGCATGCATATGCGAAGGTTTTTCAACTCCCTTCAGGTTTACCCCCGAAACGCTTCCAGGATCATAGCATTCCACTGATTCCAGGGGCTGCCTCTGTGAAAGTTAAACGTTACCGTTATCTGCATAGTGAGAAGGCTCAAATTGAGGCTATAGTCCAGGAAATACCTGAGGAAGATATTATTCAACCAAGAAGGAGTCCCTTTTCGTcccctattttattaatcaaaaaGAAGGATAGGTCTTGGAGGTTTTGCACAGGTTATCGCGCATTGAACAATATTACCGTGAAGGATTGTTTTCCTATACCAACAGTTGATGAGCTTCTTGATGAGCTGTTTGGTGCGAGGGTGTTCTCAAAGCTGGACCTCAGGTTTGGTTATCACCAGATTATAGTAAAGTCTGAGGATAGGTTCAAAACGGCATTCCAGACTCCCCAAGGCCATTATGAGTGGCTTATCACATTGTTCAGGTTTACAAATGCCCTGGCTACATTTCAAAACCTGATGAATGACATATTCTGCCCTTGCTTGAGGAAATTTGTGTTGGTCTTCTTTGATGACATATTAATTTATAGTCTCTCATGGCCTCAACACTTACAACACCTTGAATAA